A single genomic interval of Staphylococcus hyicus harbors:
- a CDS encoding LysE/ArgO family amino acid transporter, whose protein sequence is MLQAVLHGFLLALGLILPLGAQNVFVFNQGANHKNWVRTLPVIVTAGLCDTLLILLAVLGVSLVLMSLPTLQLVIYIIGFIFLLYMAWSLWREKPASIEKQTQMSAKKQIGFALSVSLLNPHAIMDTIGVIGTSAALYTGSEKVIFTLATMTVSWVWFITLALLGRLVGHVDRTGKFIVILNKCSSVIIIFVAMIILKNIVQLL, encoded by the coding sequence ATGTTGCAAGCAGTGTTACATGGATTTTTACTCGCTTTAGGCTTAATTTTACCGTTAGGTGCTCAAAATGTCTTTGTTTTTAATCAAGGGGCAAATCACAAAAATTGGGTGCGTACCCTACCTGTCATCGTGACTGCAGGCTTATGTGATACGTTATTAATTTTACTTGCGGTTTTAGGCGTGTCTTTAGTGTTGATGTCTTTACCTACGCTTCAATTGGTCATTTATATCATTGGTTTCATTTTTTTACTTTATATGGCCTGGTCATTATGGCGCGAAAAGCCTGCCTCAATAGAAAAGCAGACACAAATGTCGGCTAAGAAACAAATTGGCTTTGCCCTCTCTGTGTCACTGTTAAATCCGCATGCAATCATGGATACCATCGGCGTCATCGGAACAAGTGCGGCGCTATACACAGGTAGTGAAAAAGTTATCTTTACGCTAGCAACGATGACTGTGTCCTGGGTATGGTTTATCACATTAGCACTATTAGGACGTCTCGTAGGTCATGTCGATCGCACTGGCAAATTTATTGTCATATTAAACAAATGCTCAAGTGTTATCATCATTTTTGTAGCCATGATTATTTTAAAAAACATCGTTCAACTTCTATAA